The Bradyrhizobium ottawaense genome window below encodes:
- a CDS encoding alpha/beta fold hydrolase: MASPRTRSLSLRSDYTTALGRHPALMAFAGAASLLGAIAIVNGRVAKKAERDNPPRGQFLEIDGVRLHYVERGNGRPLVLLHGNGSMIQDFESSGLIDLAANRFRVIVFDRPGFGHSSRPRNVIWTPEAQADLFRKALDRLSVQRAIVLGHSWGAAVALALATRHSSFVEALVLASGYYFPTVRADAAASSMSAIPGIGDAISHTISPIVSRLLWPSMLRKMFGPRPVPDKFVGFPKELALRPSQMRASAAEATLMIPAAFASSKTYDQLRMPIIIIAGDDDRLIDINKQSVRLHGEVTHSKLHRVAGAGHMIQQSATARLLAAIDEAAAETEIGGNAPHRFASA; this comes from the coding sequence ATGGCATCCCCGCGAACACGCTCCCTCTCGCTCCGGTCCGACTACACCACGGCCTTGGGGCGACATCCCGCGCTTATGGCATTTGCTGGGGCGGCTTCCCTTCTCGGCGCCATAGCGATCGTAAATGGGCGAGTCGCCAAGAAAGCGGAACGCGATAACCCGCCTCGTGGGCAGTTCCTGGAGATCGATGGCGTCCGACTGCACTACGTGGAACGTGGCAATGGGCGTCCGCTTGTGCTCCTGCACGGCAACGGCAGCATGATCCAGGATTTTGAATCAAGCGGCCTGATCGATCTCGCGGCCAACAGGTTTCGGGTGATCGTATTCGACCGCCCCGGATTTGGACACAGCTCGCGGCCACGAAACGTGATCTGGACCCCGGAAGCACAGGCAGACCTGTTCAGAAAGGCACTTGATCGTCTGAGCGTTCAGCGGGCGATCGTGCTTGGACATTCATGGGGTGCGGCGGTCGCTCTTGCGTTGGCGACAAGACATTCGTCATTTGTCGAAGCCTTGGTGCTGGCGTCGGGATACTATTTTCCAACCGTTCGTGCTGACGCGGCGGCATCTTCGATGTCAGCGATACCCGGCATCGGCGATGCCATCAGTCACACCATCTCGCCGATCGTCAGCCGCCTCTTGTGGCCTTCCATGTTGCGCAAGATGTTCGGTCCGCGGCCAGTCCCTGACAAGTTCGTCGGCTTCCCCAAGGAATTGGCGTTGCGACCGTCACAGATGCGTGCCAGCGCGGCGGAGGCAACGTTGATGATCCCCGCCGCATTTGCCTCGTCCAAGACCTACGACCAACTTAGGATGCCCATCATCATCATCGCCGGCGATGATGATCGCCTCATCGACATCAACAAGCAATCGGTCAGACTTCACGGCGAAGTCACTCACAGCAAGCTGCACCGCGTCGCTGGGGCAGGGCACATGATCCAACAGTCTGCCACGGCTCGGTTGCTGGCGGCCATCGATGAAGCCGCTGCCGAGACCGAGATTGGCGGGAATGCGCCGCATCGGTTCGCGAGCGCCTAG
- a CDS encoding cold-shock protein — MNTGTVKWFNGQKGFGFIQPDQGSQDVFVHISAVERAGMSGLDEGQKVSFDVVADRRTGKSAAENLRVA; from the coding sequence ATGAATACGGGAACTGTGAAGTGGTTTAACGGCCAAAAAGGCTTCGGCTTCATTCAACCAGACCAAGGAAGCCAAGACGTCTTCGTTCATATCAGCGCGGTTGAACGCGCCGGCATGAGCGGTCTCGATGAAGGACAAAAGGTGTCCTTCGACGTCGTTGCTGACCGCCGGACCGGCAAGTCCGCAGCAGAGAATCTGCGCGTCGCGTAA
- a CDS encoding response regulator, whose amino-acid sequence MLLLMANDLVEDAGLHPLLAGNADEAIRILEARQDVCVVFTDVRMPGSMDGVGLAEAVRERWPPIRLLIVSGHLVKGSELPDGARFFHKPYPSEAIISALRELAA is encoded by the coding sequence ATGCTCCTCTTGATGGCGAACGACCTCGTCGAGGATGCGGGACTGCATCCGCTGCTTGCCGGCAATGCCGATGAGGCCATCAGAATACTCGAAGCCCGACAGGATGTCTGCGTTGTCTTCACAGATGTCAGGATGCCTGGTTCGATGGACGGCGTTGGGCTCGCGGAAGCCGTTCGCGAAAGATGGCCACCGATCAGGCTCCTGATCGTCTCGGGCCATCTCGTCAAAGGTTCTGAGCTGCCCGATGGGGCAAGGTTCTTCCACAAGCCGTACCCGTCGGAGGCGATCATCTCGGCGCTCCGAGAGCTTGCTGCCTGA
- a CDS encoding sensor histidine kinase: protein MSNSTERPTYERLADFIRQNQAPIVKEWTEFARTLSPASDRMTKLALEDHIVDLLGFVADDLETAQTPREQFDKSRGDGTNDSAFSQSAAELHAALRLADGFDIDQMVSEYRALRASVVKQWVAHHRSLADTDIEDLTRFNEAIDQAVTESVAHYTKTINDSRNLFLGVLGHDLRNPLGAVSMGAQWMERSGTTDAKQARVVSEIRLAAGRATQILNDLLDLTRSSFGTQIPVTKTNNDVAALCQEIADEFRAVNPDRKLEVTKEGDPLVSCDPARLGQVLSNLMGNAVHYGDAASPITVTVAGNDPDAMTIEVHNLGTSIPLDAQKSIFQSWTRGQEVGDPSEHSTHLGLGLHIAKLIVEAHGGEISVVSSEQTGTRFSIRLPRK from the coding sequence TTGAGCAATTCCACTGAGCGGCCAACGTACGAACGCCTGGCTGACTTCATTCGACAGAACCAGGCTCCGATCGTGAAGGAATGGACGGAGTTCGCTCGAACTCTATCACCGGCCAGCGACCGGATGACGAAGTTGGCTCTGGAAGATCATATCGTCGATCTTCTCGGGTTCGTGGCGGACGACCTCGAAACCGCACAAACCCCGCGGGAGCAATTTGATAAATCGCGAGGCGACGGCACGAATGATAGCGCCTTTTCTCAAAGCGCGGCTGAACTCCATGCCGCTCTGCGTCTGGCCGACGGCTTTGACATCGATCAGATGGTGTCGGAATACAGGGCGCTTCGCGCAAGCGTGGTCAAGCAATGGGTTGCCCACCATCGGAGCCTTGCGGACACCGATATCGAGGACTTGACGCGGTTCAACGAAGCGATCGATCAGGCCGTGACCGAGTCGGTTGCCCACTATACGAAGACGATAAACGACTCGCGCAACCTGTTTCTGGGCGTCCTCGGCCACGACCTGCGCAATCCTCTCGGTGCCGTTTCAATGGGCGCTCAGTGGATGGAGCGATCTGGGACAACCGACGCAAAGCAGGCCAGGGTAGTTTCCGAGATCAGGCTGGCGGCCGGGCGGGCGACACAAATTCTGAACGATCTGCTCGATCTCACCCGCTCGTCCTTCGGCACTCAAATCCCCGTCACAAAGACCAACAACGACGTTGCGGCTTTGTGTCAGGAAATCGCGGATGAGTTTCGCGCCGTCAACCCAGATCGGAAACTTGAGGTCACGAAGGAGGGCGATCCGTTGGTTTCCTGCGACCCCGCCCGCCTTGGACAGGTGCTGTCCAACCTGATGGGCAACGCAGTCCATTATGGCGACGCAGCGTCGCCCATCACGGTGACTGTCGCAGGTAACGATCCCGATGCTATGACCATCGAAGTGCACAATCTCGGAACCTCGATCCCGCTTGATGCGCAAAAATCAATCTTCCAATCCTGGACGCGAGGCCAGGAAGTCGGTGACCCGTCGGAGCACAGTACCCACCTTGGCCTTGGCCTCCACATCGCGAAATTGATCGTCGAAGCCCATGGCGGCGAGATCTCTGTGGTATCCAGCGAACAAACAGGCACGCGCTTTTCAATCCGACTGCCGCGCAAATGA
- a CDS encoding DUF6894 family protein, whose amino-acid sequence MNRYFFDIQSGRDFFADEEGLPLPNLKAAEVKAMQTLTGIAKESVFQSKRPDLAVEVRSSTEQLFCVSIVHRNSSTTH is encoded by the coding sequence ATGAATCGGTATTTCTTTGACATCCAAAGTGGTCGCGATTTCTTTGCAGACGAGGAAGGTCTACCCCTTCCCAATCTGAAAGCCGCCGAAGTCAAAGCAATGCAAACCTTGACTGGAATCGCCAAGGAATCCGTCTTCCAAAGCAAGCGGCCGGATTTGGCAGTGGAAGTGCGCTCGAGCACCGAACAGCTGTTCTGCGTTTCGATAGTCCATCGGAACTCGAGCACCACGCATTGA
- a CDS encoding DUF6894 family protein: MPRYFFHVHNVEPSIDTQGEELPDDEAAWREATSYAGALFKDIDGRFRPGQEWSLEVMNETRKPIFFIHVGSRRKK, encoded by the coding sequence ATGCCGAGATACTTCTTTCACGTCCACAACGTTGAACCCAGTATCGACACCCAGGGCGAAGAATTGCCGGACGACGAGGCAGCGTGGCGCGAGGCAACGAGCTACGCGGGCGCGCTTTTCAAGGACATCGATGGAAGGTTTCGCCCTGGCCAGGAGTGGTCTCTGGAGGTCATGAACGAAACGAGGAAGCCGATCTTCTTTATCCATGTTGGATCCAGGAGAAAGAAGTAG